The genomic stretch GCATCGGCTCTCATTCAGCTGACAAGTCTTGTCGTTGATCCGCAACTGGCGTCAGAGAACAGTGAAAGCGCAGGGCATGCTGGTGTGGCCCAGGCAATCGCGGGAAGCCTGCTTCTGCTTCCAATCCATCAGTCACGCGGACAGGTCTACATGCCGCTCGATCTCCTGTCTGCAATCGGGCTGGATAGACAAGCCTTTCTCGATGCCGATGTTCCGAGGCTTGAAGGTGTTGTCGAAGCCTTTGCAGGCATCGGCTTGGATCATCTGCGCAAAGCGCGCGCGAGCGCGAAGCTTTCAAGGCAGCTGATCCCGGCCTACTTGCCGGTGAGCCTTGTGGAGCCTATTCTGAAGGGAGCTGCAGCCGAGCCGCTCCGGTTTTTGCGTGAAGATGGTCGGATGGCGCAATGGCGCCGCCAGTTGCGGATGATGATGGCGCTGTGGCGTCAGCGCTTCTGAGAAGCGACGCAATTGCCCGCGACCACATTCGCGCAAGCCTCACGGGCTAAGGAATGCACGCATCTTTGCTGTGGAGGATTCGCGTGGGCTTGATCACTTGGACCGTGCTGTTTGCTCTGGTTGGCCTCTTGGGTTATGTCGCCACACGCATGGCACATTCGAGCGAGAGAGACAGTGCCCATGATGCGGGCATGGCCATTATAGAGTTCGGTCACGCCTTTCCCAACGAAGCCATTCGAAATCTGCACATTACGGCAGATGGCATGGCTGTCTTTGTCCGTCTTCATGACAACAAGGCAGGCTTCATGCGTCACCTGCGCAACCACTATGCCTGCCACCTGATCGAGCCCGGTACGGTTCGCGTCAGGGATCTCCCGGGCGGCAAGGGTTTTGACATCGAGTTCCTCGATGCACCTTTCCACAATGGGAAGTACACCTTTGCCAGCGCCGCAGAGGCCGCCGAAGTATCACTTTGGCTGCTTGGCAACTATCTGCCGGCTGGTGAGCGTGTTCTCACCAGCAACCCAGTTCCATCCACCTGATGGAGGCGCTACGACTTAAGGCGCTTCCCGGCCTAGCCATGCACGACAATCAGACAGCGCACGCGCGGCAATCAACTGCCGCTTCGTGATCGTCTTGTCCTTGCCGCGGAAACGCTTGACGCCATCGGGCTTGACGATGGAGCCTGGTTCAAGTTCGGGGAATAGGCCGAAATTGATGTTCATCGGCTGGAAGGACCGCTTTCCGGGTTCGTCATCGGAGACGATATGGCCACCGGTGATATGGCCGAGAAGGGAGCCTAGTGCAGTCGTTGCCGGCGGTCTGCTGATCTTCTCACCCTTCCGTTCGGCGGCAGCGAAGCGACCTGCCAAAAGGCCAATGGACGCGCTTTCGACATAGCCTTCGCAACCGGTAATCTGCCCTGCGAAGCGCAGACCGGGGCGGTTCTTGAGCTGCAGAGTCTGGTCGAGCAGCGTGGGGGAATGGATATAGGTATTGCGGTGAAGCCCCCCCAGGCGCGCAAACTCCGCATTTTCAAGACCGGGTATCATCCGGAAGATTTCCGCCTGAGCGCCATAACGCAGCTTCGTCTGAAACCCGACCATGTTGTAGAGCGTGCCCAGCGCATTGTCCTGGCGCAGCTGCACGACCGCGTAGGGTTTGACGGTTGGATTATGGGCATTGGTGAGCCCCATCGGTTTCATCGGTCCGTGGCGGAGTGTCTCGCGACCGCGCTCGGCCATGACCTCAATCGGCAGGCAGCCATCGAAATAGGGCGTACCCTCCCATTCCTTGAAGCCGACGGCATCGCCGGCGATCAGGGCATCGATAAAGGCATGATATTGCTGCTCATCAAGAGGGCAGTTGATATAGTCCTTGCCCGTGCCTCCGGGACCGACCTTGTCATACCGCGACTGGTACCAGCAGATGTCCATATTGATGCTGTCACGGTGGACGATGGGGGCAATGGCGTCAAAAAAGGCAAGTGCATCTTCGCCCGTCTTCTGACGGATGGCTTCTGCCAGATCCGGAGACGTCAGAGGGCCGGATGCGATGATGGCGAGGTCCCAATCCTCGGGAGGCAGGCCTTTGATTTCTTCGCGTACGACTGTGATCAGCGGATGATTTTGGATGGCGGCGGTGACTGCATCGGAGAAGCCGTCGCGATCGACCGCAAGTGCGCCGCCGGCAGGAACCTGGTGCTTGTCGGCGCAGGCCATGATCAACGAGCCCGCCAGCCGCATTTCGGCATGCATGACGCCGACGGCATTCGAGGTGGCGTCGTCGGAGCGGAAGGAATTCGAGCAGACAAGCTCTGCCAGGCCGTCGCCCTTGTGGGCATCCGTACCGCGTATTCCGCGCATTTCATGAAGAATGACCGGAACGCCGGCCTCTGCAATCTGCCAGGCAGCTTCGGAGCCGGCGAGCCCGCCGCCTATAATGTGAATGGGGGAATAAGTGCTCTGTTTCATGGCGGCTCCATATCATGGAGCGCTAGAAGCTCCAATGCCCCAGGCAACTTCTCTGTACCTTGCGACAAGATGGCTCTGATCGCGGCAGGGGTATTGTCGTCAGCGGCCCCGAGCACGAATCAAAAACGGCACCGTGGGTGCCGTTCCGGACTGTCAGCGATATCGGTTCCGATTAACGGAAGGAGCGCGACGCAATATTGCGGATCTCGTAACGCGTGATGCCAATGTCATTGAGGGTCTGCTGCGACAGATTGCCGAGCTCGGACATCGTGCGACGGTAGTTGATCCAGTTCTTGGCAAGGCGGATCGGGTTCATGACTGTTTCCTCGTAATCTCTTGTTGGCTGATCTGCGGTCCTGTCCGCTTCAGCGATTGAGAGTGTTATACAAGCGTAAAACAAGATTGTGCAGTGCAAATTCTAGGCGACTGCTATGCATTTGTGCATGGGGATGGCGAGTTTTGCGGCAGCGCTAAGAAAAATGGCAGCGGTCATGAAGTGGAACGACGACAAAAAAGGCCCCCTGACGGGAGCCTCTCTGCACTGCGAAAACCACCCTTGAAGGGCGGTCGATCAGCCGTTGACTGCGTGACGGGCAACGCGACGGATGTCTTCGCGGCCAATGCCGAGGTCGCGCAGTTCACGGTCGGACATCCGGCCCAGTTCGGTCACGGTCTGCCGGTATTTGCGCCAATTGTTAAGCGAGCGTGCAATGTTCATTGTAAGCCTCATTTGCTGGTGGGCCCCGCCGTGGGCCTTAGTGAATTCGATGATCAGAATGTATGTTGCACCGCGAAGAAGTGCTAGGCCCAATGCTTCAAAGCACCTATGCGCCTCATGCATAGGGGTGTTGTTAACGCTTTGTTAATTGGTCATTTTTGCGGCTTTTCGGATTTCTTTCGCCACAGCCTGATCCTGTCCCATGCAGCCCTCCACGTTTAGACTGGGTGTCTGTCGCAACAGGTTTGAATGGTCTTGTCTGGCCCTTGGCTTGTCAGTTCTAGCGAGTGATCCGACCAAAAAAACAACGCCCACCGGGGGAGGAGGTCCGGTGGGCATCGTTTGAAGCGATTAACGACCGGGAGGAGGAGTGCCGTTAATCCTATCGACTGGCATTGGGAGGAGGATAATGCCGGTCGAATTCTGTCATCTTTTCCAATATGGCCCGAACGCCTGAAACATCGCCGTTCGCTTTCTGACATGACATTAGCCAACTCCACATAGGTATTGCAGTGCAATATGATCATGGGAGTTATGCAATCTTGAATGATCGTGCCGAAGACGTTTACGGAAAGTGCTTGCGGTCTGATATCTGCACAAGATGCAAACGGTATTGACAGTGCAGGCTTAGCGTTGAAAGTCGACCTTCAAGGCGCCTCAGTCAGATTGGTGCGGGGGGATGGCATGTATCGCGGGCGATTGAAGCGTGATTTGGCGCTCTGGACGGAAAAGGGCCTGTTGAGCGCGGATGCCGCGCAATCAATTCTTGCCGAACTTGACTCGCGCAAGAGCAGTTTCAGCTTTGGCAATGTGCTGATGATGCTGGCAGCGGTTTTGATTGCGGCGGCGATCCTCCTGCTGGTCGCGGCCAACTGGCAGGCAATACCGCGCCTCATGAAGATTGGCGGCATATTCTTTCTCATCTGGATTTTTCATGGCCTCGCCATTTTGGCGTATTTCAAGCAAAGGCCCATGCTTGTCTCGGTTTTCCTAGTCCTGGGATCGGCAAGCTTTGGTGGAGCAATTGCGCTGATTGGCCAGGCCTATCATCTGTCTGGTGACGCGCTCCAGGCGGCACTTCTATGGTTTGCCGTTTCAGCCTTGACCGGCGGATTGGTGCGCTCTTCCGCGTTAACAGTGATGTCGGGGCTTCTTGCTCTGCTTGTCTGTTACTATATACTTGAAGATATCGGACTTGATCCAGACTGGCTTTCGGACGCCTGGTCCTATGTGCCGTTGGCGCTCAGTCCAATTCTTGCGTGGCTTTCGCTAAGGTCAGGCAACGAGCGGTCCCTGCACTTTCCCTATATGATCGCATCCGGTTGGCTGCTTTGGATGGCTGGCATTGACCGGTTTGATGCGGCTTCGCTGATTGTCGCGGTCCTTGCCTAT from Peteryoungia desertarenae encodes the following:
- a CDS encoding phytoene/squalene synthase family protein, whose translation is MIETGPTATERQGNEALCLATLRETDRDRYLACLLTPSEQRAAVAALYAFNAELARVRDLVREPLPGEVRLQYWRDLLNGSAHGATAANPVAAELLRAIGDHNLPLAPLLAMVDARVFDLYDDPMETLSMFEGYAGETASALIQLTSLVVDPQLASENSESAGHAGVAQAIAGSLLLLPIHQSRGQVYMPLDLLSAIGLDRQAFLDADVPRLEGVVEAFAGIGLDHLRKARASAKLSRQLIPAYLPVSLVEPILKGAAAEPLRFLREDGRMAQWRRQLRMMMALWRQRF
- the trmFO gene encoding methylenetetrahydrofolate--tRNA-(uracil(54)-C(5))-methyltransferase (FADH(2)-oxidizing) TrmFO; this translates as MKQSTYSPIHIIGGGLAGSEAAWQIAEAGVPVILHEMRGIRGTDAHKGDGLAELVCSNSFRSDDATSNAVGVMHAEMRLAGSLIMACADKHQVPAGGALAVDRDGFSDAVTAAIQNHPLITVVREEIKGLPPEDWDLAIIASGPLTSPDLAEAIRQKTGEDALAFFDAIAPIVHRDSINMDICWYQSRYDKVGPGGTGKDYINCPLDEQQYHAFIDALIAGDAVGFKEWEGTPYFDGCLPIEVMAERGRETLRHGPMKPMGLTNAHNPTVKPYAVVQLRQDNALGTLYNMVGFQTKLRYGAQAEIFRMIPGLENAEFARLGGLHRNTYIHSPTLLDQTLQLKNRPGLRFAGQITGCEGYVESASIGLLAGRFAAAERKGEKISRPPATTALGSLLGHITGGHIVSDDEPGKRSFQPMNINFGLFPELEPGSIVKPDGVKRFRGKDKTITKRQLIAARALSDCRAWLGREAP
- a CDS encoding DUF1127 domain-containing protein, giving the protein MNPIRLAKNWINYRRTMSELGNLSQQTLNDIGITRYEIRNIASRSFR
- a CDS encoding DUF1127 domain-containing protein; translated protein: MNIARSLNNWRKYRQTVTELGRMSDRELRDLGIGREDIRRVARHAVNG
- a CDS encoding DUF2157 domain-containing protein; the encoded protein is MYRGRLKRDLALWTEKGLLSADAAQSILAELDSRKSSFSFGNVLMMLAAVLIAAAILLLVAANWQAIPRLMKIGGIFFLIWIFHGLAILAYFKQRPMLVSVFLVLGSASFGGAIALIGQAYHLSGDALQAALLWFAVSALTGGLVRSSALTVMSGLLALLVCYYILEDIGLDPDWLSDAWSYVPLALSPILAWLSLRSGNERSLHFPYMIASGWLLWMAGIDRFDAASLIVAVLAYALFLGLAIQGSPAYRLRQRFGGATTFYPLLLAALSAAFVQFSELGVFEAVLTGLAILAGSLLALALEGRDNGAVRFLAYFVFALEVLYLSYETIDSIMGTAAFFLLAGVIVALLALVVIRLEKHFGRNVQRKV